One window of the Thermodesulfomicrobium sp. WS genome contains the following:
- a CDS encoding GAF domain-containing protein, translating to MEDSPSAANLDDAVSQPQRIGDDAAVIAGLEAHVRLLRQEVQRVREQGVLCSALMAESPVGIAVYSALQGGEDFVFVDLNPAGQRLVDMSRDQVVGRCLSELFPGVRAMGLLDALEAAWRTGEPQRLPPREYRDRRIRLWAENHVVRLSTGHVASFFLDVSAWIWRRVEDGRGIVRFRRLYQRLHEGFCFVNHLGQVVEANPALEALLGVAPGGLEGRRWQELVSPAGHEVMAIIARLLEERGSSPAMELELLGSAGPVPVHLSAYREEDGWWAMVRDASEARRLREVIAWRHLEATTLADLSQSLLTCEDLRELGRRVVEAAVRLTDSRYGFAGYVREDGALVSSASSLSMQQCAMKDHDLVFSGVRGLWAEAMHTGAMVVVDDLASHPLARGLPEGHVPITNFCAYPVVDAGRVVGEIAVANAAQGYRHERVESVLARLATVYALALRRAREGEALQRAQARIQQETAATSGQVRQMVERLLVPVQILMELASSLEDRQWDPRTRGYVEGIGECARGLLRSLQQAELAFGQEIRLDEAVFDLPDALKDLVRRQMPLWTAKGLSLHLALEPTVPQWVRADMGSILLMLEQLLANALNHTQSGGARLAVFARPSAEVQDRIEIRMCVEDSGLGISEAQQASIAAFFLQGKGEGVGTGLTVVRRILTALEGTIQFSSRLGHGTVVCVTIPLYRAQPLQDAPAVLVVDDEPLQRDLLRRLLLGLGRFAIREVESGAAALRVLAQEPVHMVLVDMDLADMSGLEVARILREREHAAGQSPVPVFLVTGFAPEELPDTHHPQWGPLVQGVLQKPVPVDKLRTALEQAGLPVDAPWDDADALAQLGGDLQLLNDLRRMFAAEAPQRLSEGRAALERGDLATALRMFHALKGNAATIGATEVSTLARAVHDALRLGQVNEAVSLLPALQTALDRVGMVLKEKPHESTL from the coding sequence ATGGAAGATTCTCCGTCTGCTGCCAATCTGGACGACGCAGTGTCGCAACCTCAGAGGATCGGGGATGATGCGGCCGTCATCGCCGGCTTGGAGGCCCATGTGCGCCTGTTGCGCCAGGAAGTGCAGCGGGTGCGGGAGCAGGGCGTGCTGTGCAGTGCCCTGATGGCCGAATCCCCGGTGGGGATTGCCGTGTATTCCGCCTTGCAGGGCGGCGAGGACTTCGTGTTCGTGGACCTCAATCCCGCGGGCCAGCGTTTGGTGGACATGAGTCGGGACCAGGTGGTGGGGCGCTGTCTCTCGGAGCTCTTTCCCGGGGTGCGGGCCATGGGCTTGCTGGACGCCCTGGAGGCGGCTTGGCGTACGGGGGAGCCCCAGCGTCTTCCCCCTCGGGAATACCGGGATCGGCGCATTCGGCTATGGGCGGAGAATCACGTGGTGCGCCTCTCTACGGGGCATGTGGCCAGCTTTTTCCTGGACGTCTCGGCGTGGATATGGCGCCGCGTGGAGGATGGCCGGGGCATAGTCCGGTTCCGCCGGCTGTACCAGCGTCTCCATGAAGGTTTTTGTTTCGTGAATCACCTGGGCCAAGTGGTGGAGGCCAATCCCGCCCTGGAGGCCCTTTTGGGCGTGGCCCCGGGCGGGCTTGAGGGCCGCCGCTGGCAGGAGTTGGTGTCCCCTGCGGGCCACGAGGTGATGGCCATCATTGCCCGTCTTCTGGAAGAGCGCGGTTCGTCGCCGGCCATGGAACTGGAGCTTCTGGGCAGCGCCGGGCCGGTGCCGGTGCATCTGTCCGCCTACCGGGAAGAGGACGGCTGGTGGGCCATGGTGCGCGACGCCTCCGAGGCGCGGCGCCTGCGCGAGGTGATCGCCTGGCGGCACTTGGAAGCAACCACCCTGGCGGATCTCTCCCAGTCCTTGCTGACCTGCGAGGACCTGCGCGAGCTGGGGCGGCGCGTGGTGGAGGCGGCGGTACGCCTCACGGACAGCCGTTACGGCTTTGCAGGGTATGTGCGCGAGGATGGCGCCCTGGTGTCGTCGGCCAGCTCGCTCTCCATGCAGCAGTGCGCCATGAAGGACCACGATCTGGTGTTCAGCGGGGTCCGTGGCCTGTGGGCCGAGGCGATGCATACCGGTGCCATGGTGGTGGTGGATGACCTCGCGTCCCATCCCTTGGCGCGGGGGCTTCCTGAAGGGCATGTGCCCATCACCAATTTTTGCGCCTATCCTGTGGTGGATGCCGGCCGGGTGGTGGGAGAGATCGCCGTGGCCAATGCCGCCCAGGGGTACCGGCACGAGCGGGTGGAGTCAGTGCTTGCGCGCCTGGCCACGGTGTATGCCCTGGCCCTGCGCCGCGCTCGTGAGGGGGAAGCCCTGCAGCGCGCCCAAGCACGCATCCAGCAGGAGACGGCCGCGACGTCCGGGCAGGTGCGGCAGATGGTGGAGCGGCTCCTGGTGCCGGTGCAGATCTTGATGGAATTGGCCTCCTCTTTGGAAGACCGGCAATGGGATCCACGCACCCGCGGCTATGTGGAAGGCATCGGCGAATGCGCCCGCGGTCTTCTGCGGAGCCTGCAGCAGGCCGAGCTGGCCTTCGGCCAGGAGATTCGCCTGGACGAAGCGGTCTTTGACCTCCCGGACGCCCTCAAGGACCTCGTGCGCCGCCAGATGCCGCTGTGGACCGCCAAGGGCCTCAGCCTGCACTTGGCCCTGGAGCCGACAGTCCCCCAGTGGGTGCGGGCGGATATGGGGAGCATCCTGCTGATGCTCGAGCAGCTTTTGGCCAATGCCCTGAATCATACCCAAAGCGGCGGGGCCCGCCTGGCGGTCTTTGCCCGGCCTTCGGCAGAGGTCCAGGACCGCATCGAGATCCGCATGTGCGTGGAGGACTCGGGTCTCGGTATCTCCGAGGCCCAGCAGGCGAGTATCGCCGCCTTTTTTCTCCAAGGAAAGGGCGAGGGCGTTGGCACGGGCCTCACCGTAGTGCGCCGCATTCTCACGGCCCTGGAGGGGACGATCCAATTCTCCAGCAGGCTCGGGCATGGGACCGTGGTCTGCGTGACCATTCCCCTGTATCGGGCTCAGCCGCTGCAGGATGCCCCTGCGGTGTTGGTGGTGGATGACGAGCCCTTGCAGCGGGATCTGCTCCGCCGGCTGCTGTTGGGGTTGGGAAGATTTGCCATTCGCGAGGTGGAAAGCGGGGCCGCTGCCCTCCGGGTTCTGGCCCAAGAGCCGGTGCACATGGTGCTGGTGGATATGGATCTTGCGGATATGTCGGGCCTGGAGGTGGCCCGGATCCTGCGGGAGCGCGAACATGCCGCCGGGCAATCGCCCGTGCCGGTGTTTCTGGTGACCGGGTTCGCCCCTGAGGAGCTCCCGGACACGCACCATCCCCAGTGGGGGCCCTTGGTGCAGGGCGTGCTCCAGAAACCGGTGCCGGTGGACAAGCTGCGGACTGCCCTGGAACAGGCAGGTTTGCCTGTGGATGCGCCATGGGACGACGCCGACGCCTTGGCGCAATTGGGCGGAGACCTTCAGCTTCTGAACGATCTGCGCCGGATGTTCGCCGCCGAGGCGCCCCAGCGCCTCTCCGAAGGGCGCGCGGCCCTGGAACGCGGCGATCTTGCCACGGCCCTGCGCATGTTTCATGCGCTCAAAGGCAATGCCGCCACCATCGGCGCCACGGAAGTGAGCACACTGGCCCGCGCCGTCCATGATGCCCTGCGTTTGGGGCAGGTCAACGAGGCGGTGTCTTTGCTGCCTGCCCTGCAGACCGCCTTGGATCGCGTGGGCATGGTCCTTAAGGAGAAGCCCCATGAGTCCACTCTATAG
- a CDS encoding PAS domain-containing sensor histidine kinase, with protein sequence MKSYRSMSAEELAQLVQSEGVPEHVRQVMLEILWELKQYEEELRIQNEELRRAALELETMAERYTTLFHSAPLGLAVVDAHGLVRRANAALLALLGTTRQEVEGHPITVFVHRKSHGVWMQQLAQAAGGYSTRERLLLAPDEHPVLASLGPVGADEFLLTLVDQGAEEAAREDQRRALASFHTLVERTPLGLCITNPQGIFEYVNPAYCRLYGYSAEELVGQHFTLVVPETQRAELIALHDRFIAGEAELRGEWEVVRKDGQRLHILADAARIEGEDGAPRKVTFVMDITERVAAERLRQEIEAIVRHDLRAPLSGIVGLTPLLLEDTNLTDEQREMLLAIHKAGRRMMRMLSESVSLVAMERGTYTLAPQAVDLMGVLDEVVADLEELRRRKHIEITILQCCETTQCPVLGEEALLYSICANLLRNALEASPQGATVEAHIRCGPQVLLTVKNPGSIPEDFLPRIFDKFATWGKKGGTGLGTYSARLMARTMGGDVVVASSEGEVCFTAILPSAV encoded by the coding sequence ATGAAGAGCTACCGCAGCATGTCTGCCGAGGAGTTGGCGCAGCTCGTCCAAAGTGAAGGCGTGCCGGAGCATGTGCGCCAGGTGATGCTGGAGATCCTCTGGGAGCTCAAACAATATGAGGAGGAGCTGCGTATCCAAAACGAGGAACTGCGTCGGGCGGCCTTGGAACTGGAAACCATGGCCGAGCGCTACACCACGCTTTTCCATTCCGCCCCCTTGGGGCTTGCGGTGGTGGACGCCCATGGACTGGTGCGTCGGGCCAATGCGGCCCTGCTCGCACTCTTGGGGACCACGCGGCAGGAGGTGGAAGGGCATCCCATCACGGTCTTTGTGCACCGCAAGAGTCACGGCGTGTGGATGCAGCAGCTTGCCCAGGCGGCAGGGGGCTATAGCACCCGCGAGCGGCTCCTGCTTGCCCCGGACGAGCATCCTGTGTTGGCGAGCCTTGGTCCCGTCGGAGCGGACGAATTCCTGCTCACCCTGGTGGACCAAGGCGCGGAAGAAGCGGCGCGGGAAGATCAACGCCGCGCCTTGGCCAGCTTCCACACCCTCGTGGAGCGCACGCCCTTGGGGCTGTGCATCACCAATCCCCAGGGCATCTTCGAGTACGTGAACCCTGCCTATTGCCGCTTGTACGGCTATAGCGCCGAGGAACTTGTGGGCCAGCATTTCACCCTGGTGGTGCCGGAAACGCAGCGGGCGGAACTGATTGCCCTGCACGACCGCTTCATCGCCGGCGAGGCGGAACTGCGCGGCGAGTGGGAGGTGGTGCGCAAGGACGGCCAGCGGCTGCATATCCTCGCCGATGCCGCCCGCATCGAAGGCGAGGACGGCGCCCCGCGCAAGGTGACTTTTGTCATGGACATCACCGAACGTGTGGCTGCCGAGCGTTTGCGCCAGGAGATCGAGGCCATCGTGCGCCATGACTTGCGCGCCCCCCTTTCGGGTATCGTGGGACTCACCCCGTTGCTTTTGGAAGACACCAATCTCACCGACGAACAGCGCGAGATGCTTTTGGCCATCCACAAGGCGGGCCGCCGCATGATGCGTATGCTGAGCGAGTCCGTGTCCTTGGTGGCCATGGAGCGCGGCACCTATACGCTTGCGCCCCAGGCCGTGGATCTCATGGGAGTCCTTGATGAGGTGGTTGCCGACCTGGAGGAATTGCGGCGGCGCAAGCATATCGAGATCACTATCCTCCAGTGTTGTGAAACCACCCAATGTCCCGTGCTCGGCGAAGAGGCCCTGCTCTATTCCATCTGCGCCAATTTGCTGCGAAATGCCTTGGAAGCCTCGCCGCAGGGGGCAACGGTGGAGGCGCATATCCGCTGTGGGCCCCAGGTGCTGCTCACGGTGAAGAATCCGGGTTCCATCCCTGAGGACTTTCTCCCCCGTATCTTCGACAAGTTCGCCACCTGGGGCAAAAAGGGCGGAACCGGTCTGGGGACCTATAGCGCCCGGCTCATGGCCCGCACCATGGGTGGGGACGTGGTGGTGGCGAGCAGCGAAGGCGAGGTATGCTTTACGGCGATCCTTCCTTCTGCGGTGTGA